A genomic stretch from Bifidobacterium sp. ESL0769 includes:
- the fmt gene encoding methionyl-tRNA formyltransferase: MLKVLFAGTPDVAVPALRRLAEDKEHFEVVAVLTRPDAPQGRGRKLTPSPVKEAALDLDIPVLECDPKEPTFIAELKATGAQAGAVVAYGKILKEDVLGALPMGWYNLHFSLLPQWRGAAPVQRSVWSGDTITGATVFRLTKGMDTGPILAQSTCEIGAHDTSGDILARLAEDGSHLLASALTAMAEGRIVLQEQPQGAYEVAKKIRHEDARIRFDVPVFAADRQIRACTPEPGAWCMLHPQGADASAQSDKAEIPSNTERDMSDAEPFHVLKARPADTNDPQVPADLKPGMLASTKKHVWIGTATAPLELEEVKAQGKKAMRAADWARGARLSADAYVD; the protein is encoded by the coding sequence ATGTTGAAAGTGTTGTTTGCAGGGACGCCGGATGTGGCGGTTCCCGCGTTGCGCCGGTTGGCCGAAGACAAGGAGCATTTCGAGGTTGTCGCCGTGCTCACCAGGCCGGATGCGCCCCAAGGTCGCGGACGCAAGTTGACGCCGAGTCCGGTCAAAGAGGCCGCGCTGGATCTCGACATTCCTGTTTTGGAATGCGACCCCAAGGAGCCGACCTTCATCGCCGAACTCAAGGCCACCGGTGCTCAAGCCGGGGCTGTGGTCGCCTACGGCAAAATCCTCAAGGAAGACGTTTTGGGCGCGTTGCCGATGGGCTGGTACAACCTGCATTTCTCGCTGCTGCCGCAATGGCGTGGTGCGGCCCCGGTGCAGCGTTCCGTTTGGAGTGGCGACACCATCACTGGTGCTACTGTTTTCAGACTGACCAAGGGCATGGATACCGGCCCGATTCTGGCGCAGTCGACCTGCGAAATCGGCGCGCACGATACTTCCGGCGATATACTCGCTCGCCTTGCCGAAGATGGTTCGCATCTTTTGGCCTCGGCGCTGACGGCCATGGCCGAAGGCCGGATTGTGCTTCAGGAGCAACCGCAGGGCGCCTACGAAGTGGCCAAGAAAATCAGACACGAGGATGCGCGCATCCGTTTCGATGTTCCTGTTTTCGCCGCAGATCGGCAGATTCGCGCCTGCACTCCTGAGCCGGGGGCGTGGTGCATGCTTCATCCGCAAGGTGCTGATGCATCTGCACAATCAGATAAAGCCGAGATTCCTTCGAACACTGAACGCGATATGAGTGACGCCGAGCCGTTCCACGTGTTGAAGGCACGTCCCGCCGATACCAACGATCCGCAGGTGCCCGCCGACCTCAAACCAGGCATGCTGGCCAGCACCAAAAAGCATGTCTGGATAGGCACTGCCACCGCCCCTCTCGAGCTTGAAGAAGTCAAGGCACAAGGTAAGAAAGCCATGCGCGCTGCCGACTGGGCCCGTGGCGCCCGTCTGTCCGCGGATGCCTACGTCGATTGA
- a CDS encoding HAD family phosphatase: MKGWPGEPEMDYNVVKAEDAAQGAADKPIENVIFDFGNVLVNWDPQAVMLPRYSQELTDKFLDNDVSGFYDASDAMDIGGTSAEVVAWVRGKYGEPWATMMDYYYRNFEDSLVGPVEGMRVLVNDLKAAGIGVWGLSNWATELFPPAKKFYPILSELDDAVVSGYVKLRKPHRDIFEYSLRRFGIPADTAVFIDDKAMNIVGANSAGIRGVRFNDSYKLRVLLRQQGIDIPDIQS; the protein is encoded by the coding sequence ATGAAAGGCTGGCCGGGCGAACCGGAAATGGATTACAACGTAGTCAAGGCGGAAGACGCCGCTCAGGGGGCTGCAGACAAGCCGATCGAAAATGTGATTTTTGATTTTGGAAACGTTCTGGTCAATTGGGATCCGCAGGCCGTCATGCTGCCGCGTTACTCGCAGGAGCTGACCGACAAATTCCTTGATAACGACGTTTCAGGATTTTATGATGCCAGCGATGCCATGGATATCGGGGGTACTTCAGCTGAGGTGGTGGCTTGGGTACGTGGCAAGTATGGCGAGCCATGGGCGACAATGATGGATTATTATTATCGCAATTTCGAGGATTCGCTGGTCGGTCCGGTTGAAGGTATGCGCGTTCTGGTCAATGATCTTAAAGCAGCAGGCATCGGCGTATGGGGCCTGTCGAACTGGGCGACGGAACTGTTTCCGCCTGCCAAGAAATTCTATCCGATTTTAAGTGAACTGGACGATGCCGTGGTTTCCGGTTACGTTAAACTGCGCAAGCCGCATCGCGACATCTTCGAATACTCGCTTAGGCGCTTCGGCATTCCAGCAGATACCGCTGTGTTCATCGACGATAAGGCGATGAACATCGTAGGCGCGAACTCTGCGGGCATACGTGGTGTGAGATTCAATGATTCTTACAAATTGAGGGTATTGCTGAGGCAGCAAGGTATCGATATTCCAGATATTCAGAGCTGA
- a CDS encoding primosomal protein N': MSEPQAEQLALAGLAPRKRRKTVTHTPAQENPIAQVVLDVQATHLGQAFDYLIDEKFSEAAQPGVMVRVRFGGRRVNGIVWNRVSESHTTSSALRYIERVMTPDVLVSASMRRDITAIAESYGGTPANILRLAVPPRVAKVDKEQHLAMAGTWAGSRGRVKLDEDELEKGSQRLRASYDQAVALQDALSGGGFASFVVDALPGPDRWACDLAYMASQSLKSRRTAVLVLPTMREVNDIAAALRRFGLKPFQQTDATHGGFNGDFALLAAAMAPSERYRSYLAAASGQVRCVIGTRAAMYAPVEGPGLFAILEDAAYQNADGMMPYAAARGVLRLRAKLHGGTFVAMANARSATSEWEVSGNLNHTAPVDNAEVDAIENECIDTADSDRSENADSLNSAQIAAVGIDHSCAPANETAAEGEIKRDDVHADAVAGAKRENMEAVDQSKSNNDKNPSEPILETGETYPLDRADNLRDVANAPSSALAQADDAIFSTEPTCHVEVCETPVSGFSTAVHPLPAVLEDVSPWVRWLNRDELSRLADPSIGARVPHTAVRVLSQALENGPILFSIPHDGIAEVLSCARCHRQARCPRCTGPLQRVRGGAPRCRWCGAPASDWTCPHCHGKRMSVVRVGAAGTAAQLQHLFRDIPMVLSSPSQRGGIVEWVPDRPLIVIATPEAEPRVRTEDGSIGHYQAVAILDAWTSLYAPGVDARIDALTAWMRATSMCACRKDGGEVLLIGETDPAIAESLVQWDSRILAARELDERAETGLSPVFAVACVWGRREAVMETLNNIGAVTGDWAQVSTEVGELPSVLGPVPIAQPRTVDARELEATQDRVKAVVRVPQRLRAELAKRLHTEVARHVATRTPGELRFQLDPKDLI, translated from the coding sequence ATGAGTGAACCGCAAGCTGAACAGCTGGCGCTCGCCGGGCTGGCCCCGCGCAAGCGCCGCAAGACGGTCACCCATACCCCGGCCCAAGAAAATCCGATTGCACAGGTCGTGTTGGACGTGCAGGCCACCCATCTGGGACAGGCGTTCGACTATCTCATCGATGAGAAATTCTCCGAGGCTGCGCAACCTGGCGTCATGGTGCGGGTCCGTTTTGGCGGTAGACGAGTCAACGGCATCGTCTGGAATCGCGTTTCGGAAAGTCATACCACGTCTTCAGCATTGCGGTACATCGAACGGGTCATGACTCCGGATGTGTTGGTGTCGGCCTCGATGCGCCGCGATATCACCGCCATCGCCGAATCGTACGGTGGCACTCCCGCCAATATCCTGCGTCTGGCCGTGCCGCCCCGCGTGGCCAAAGTGGATAAGGAACAGCATCTGGCGATGGCAGGGACATGGGCCGGAAGCCGTGGCCGGGTGAAACTTGACGAAGATGAGCTCGAGAAGGGCTCGCAGCGGCTGCGGGCGAGCTATGATCAGGCTGTAGCATTGCAGGATGCGCTTAGCGGCGGAGGATTCGCCTCGTTCGTCGTCGATGCGTTGCCTGGACCCGATCGATGGGCCTGCGATTTGGCCTATATGGCGAGTCAATCGCTCAAGTCCAGGCGAACGGCCGTGCTGGTGTTACCGACGATGCGTGAGGTTAACGATATCGCCGCGGCCTTGCGTCGATTCGGACTGAAACCATTCCAACAGACCGATGCCACGCACGGTGGTTTTAATGGTGATTTCGCATTGCTGGCGGCTGCCATGGCCCCTTCCGAACGTTATCGTTCCTACCTTGCAGCCGCGAGCGGGCAGGTGCGTTGCGTCATCGGCACTAGAGCCGCGATGTATGCGCCAGTTGAAGGGCCCGGGCTTTTCGCCATTCTCGAGGATGCGGCCTATCAGAACGCCGACGGCATGATGCCGTACGCCGCGGCGCGAGGAGTGCTGCGTCTGCGTGCCAAGCTTCACGGCGGTACATTCGTGGCTATGGCCAATGCCCGCAGTGCCACCAGCGAGTGGGAAGTGAGCGGGAACCTGAACCATACCGCTCCGGTTGATAACGCTGAAGTTGATGCCATCGAAAACGAATGTATCGATACTGCGGACAGTGACAGAAGCGAAAATGCCGATTCCTTAAATTCAGCGCAAATCGCGGCCGTCGGCATTGACCATAGTTGTGCGCCTGCTAACGAAACTGCTGCTGAAGGTGAGATAAAACGTGATGATGTCCACGCTGATGCGGTTGCCGGGGCTAAACGGGAGAACATGGAGGCTGTAGATCAGTCCAAGTCCAATAATGATAAAAATCCTTCAGAACCAATACTTGAGACCGGTGAGACTTATCCATTAGACCGTGCCGACAATCTCCGAGATGTCGCGAATGCACCGTCATCTGCCCTGGCACAAGCGGACGATGCGATATTCTCCACCGAACCGACCTGCCACGTCGAGGTCTGCGAAACGCCGGTTAGCGGCTTCAGCACGGCAGTGCACCCGCTGCCGGCCGTTCTCGAGGACGTCTCGCCATGGGTCCGCTGGCTCAACCGCGACGAACTGTCGCGTCTGGCCGATCCGTCCATCGGCGCTCGCGTGCCGCACACCGCGGTTCGAGTTCTTTCCCAAGCCTTGGAAAACGGCCCGATTCTCTTTTCCATTCCGCACGATGGCATCGCCGAGGTGTTGAGCTGCGCGCGCTGTCACAGACAGGCCCGCTGCCCGCGTTGCACCGGTCCGTTGCAGCGCGTGCGTGGGGGAGCGCCGCGATGCCGGTGGTGCGGAGCGCCGGCCAGCGATTGGACGTGCCCCCATTGCCACGGCAAACGGATGAGCGTGGTGCGTGTCGGGGCCGCCGGAACCGCCGCACAGCTGCAGCATCTCTTCCGTGATATCCCTATGGTGCTTTCCAGTCCTAGCCAGCGGGGCGGCATCGTCGAATGGGTGCCGGACCGCCCGCTGATCGTCATCGCAACGCCGGAAGCCGAGCCTCGCGTGCGTACGGAAGACGGCAGTATCGGCCATTATCAGGCCGTGGCGATTCTCGACGCATGGACAAGCCTCTACGCCCCGGGAGTGGACGCGCGGATCGATGCGCTCACCGCTTGGATGCGCGCCACTTCGATGTGCGCCTGCCGTAAGGATGGTGGAGAGGTGCTCCTGATTGGGGAAACCGACCCCGCGATTGCCGAATCGCTGGTGCAATGGGATTCACGTATCCTTGCCGCTAGGGAGCTTGATGAACGTGCCGAAACCGGGCTTTCCCCGGTCTTCGCCGTGGCTTGCGTTTGGGGGCGCAGGGAAGCGGTGATGGAAACGCTCAACAATATCGGGGCGGTGACGGGGGATTGGGCCCAAGTCAGCACCGAGGTCGGCGAGCTTCCGTCTGTCCTCGGCCCTGTTCCCATCGCCCAGCCCAGAACGGTGGATGCGCGCGAGCTGGAGGCCACCCAGGACCGTGTCAAAGCCGTCGTGCGAGTGCCGCAACGTTTGCGTGCCGAGCTGGCCAAACGTCTGCACACCGAGGTGGCACGTCATGTCGCCACGCGTACACCCGGCGAGCTGCGTTTCCAGCTTGACCCCAAGGACCTGATCTAG
- a CDS encoding class I SAM-dependent methyltransferase: MATMTVADMVSMFLKDNGKINITAFDGSSFGPQDAPLHITVNNSRAVYYMVDHPNDLGLARAYLQGDIASPELIPGNPYEVFKELMALKPDMKKPSPADLARIVASVYSHGIRHPEAPSIEGPSRWKRRTEGLLPHSKAGDEATVSYHYDQSNEFYRLFLGSSMTYTCGVFTSPEDSLEDAEWRKLDLVLDKLNLKPGDRLLDIGCGWGSMEIRAAQRGIKVLGVTLAGEQVKWAQEWIKREGLEDLAEVRQMDYRDVPEGDFDGICSIGMMEHVGFKHYPSYFKEIFDKLKPNGRLLNHQITRVNSMTGKAAGEFIDRYIFPDGQLASPGEIETVIQDTGFEVVNQENLRQHYALTLHNWNKNLVAGWDRAVELMGEPKARLWGLYMAGCALNFELNNIQIHQFLCVRPDDVKMTDTYPLRPWWVEDSTVKPTEI; the protein is encoded by the coding sequence ATGGCCACTATGACCGTAGCCGATATGGTCTCAATGTTCCTGAAGGACAATGGGAAAATCAACATCACCGCGTTTGACGGTTCTTCGTTCGGGCCGCAGGACGCACCGCTGCATATCACGGTGAACAATTCGCGCGCCGTGTATTATATGGTCGATCACCCCAACGATCTCGGCCTTGCGCGCGCCTATCTGCAGGGCGACATCGCCTCGCCGGAGCTCATTCCTGGAAACCCGTATGAGGTTTTCAAGGAGCTCATGGCGCTGAAGCCGGATATGAAGAAGCCGAGCCCGGCCGATTTGGCGCGCATCGTCGCTTCCGTCTATTCGCACGGCATCCGCCACCCCGAAGCCCCCTCTATTGAGGGCCCGAGTCGCTGGAAGCGCCGCACCGAAGGTCTGCTGCCTCATTCTAAGGCCGGCGACGAAGCTACCGTGAGCTATCACTATGACCAGTCCAACGAGTTCTACCGTCTCTTCCTCGGTTCCTCGATGACCTACACCTGCGGCGTGTTCACCTCGCCCGAGGATTCGCTCGAGGACGCCGAATGGCGCAAGCTCGATCTCGTGCTCGACAAGCTCAACCTCAAGCCCGGCGACCGTCTGCTCGACATCGGCTGCGGCTGGGGCTCCATGGAAATCCGCGCCGCACAGCGTGGCATCAAGGTTTTGGGCGTTACCCTGGCCGGCGAACAGGTCAAGTGGGCACAGGAGTGGATCAAGCGTGAAGGTCTCGAAGATCTCGCTGAAGTGCGTCAGATGGATTACCGCGACGTGCCCGAAGGCGATTTCGACGGCATCTGCTCGATCGGCATGATGGAGCACGTCGGCTTCAAGCATTATCCCTCCTACTTCAAGGAGATCTTCGACAAGCTCAAGCCCAACGGCCGCCTGCTGAACCACCAGATTACCCGTGTCAACTCCATGACGGGCAAGGCCGCCGGCGAGTTTATCGACCGCTACATCTTCCCCGACGGTCAGCTGGCTTCCCCGGGCGAGATCGAGACGGTGATTCAAGACACCGGCTTCGAGGTCGTCAACCAGGAGAACCTACGTCAGCACTATGCACTGACCCTGCACAACTGGAACAAGAACCTGGTCGCTGGCTGGGACCGCGCTGTCGAACTGATGGGTGAGCCTAAGGCGCGTCTGTGGGGTCTCTACATGGCCGGTTGCGCCCTCAACTTCGAGCTCAACAACATCCAGATTCACCAGTTCCTGTGCGTGCGTCCGGACGACGTTAAGATGACCGACACCTACCCGCTGCGTCCGTGGTGGGTCGAGGATTCGACGGTCAAGCCGACCGAGATCTGA
- the metK gene encoding methionine adenosyltransferase: MTKERRLISAESVTEGHPDKVCDQISDAILDDMLRQDPHSHVAVETSAAIGQFLIFGEVTSSGYSDIQRIVRNVVKNIGYTSSEVGLDADSCGVLVSLTEQSAEINQGVDRLNPEQESAVSREERYEAQGAGDQGIMFGYACDETDVLMPLPIYLSHRLAYRLAQVRKDGIVPHLRPDGKTQVTIEYDDDDRPIRVDTVLISTQHDPEVNHDWLMEQLQEHVIKPVLEEVCGTKIRHDDYRVLVNPTGSFILGGPAADAGLTGRKIIVDTYGGAAHHGGGAFSGKDPSKVDRSAAYATRWVAKNIVAAGLAHKVEVQVAYAIGVADPVSVNVNTFGTEIGGVTREQIQAAVRKVFDLRPAAIIDELDLLRPIYLKTAAYGHFGRTDPDFTWEATDKVDELKAAIAES, encoded by the coding sequence GTGACAAAAGAGCGTCGCCTGATTTCAGCGGAATCGGTTACCGAAGGGCATCCCGATAAGGTCTGCGATCAGATTTCGGACGCGATTCTTGACGATATGCTTCGTCAGGACCCCCATTCCCACGTGGCCGTGGAAACGTCGGCCGCCATTGGGCAATTCCTTATTTTCGGTGAGGTGACCAGCTCCGGTTATTCCGACATCCAGCGCATCGTGCGCAATGTCGTGAAGAATATCGGCTACACCTCCTCCGAAGTCGGCCTTGACGCCGATTCCTGCGGTGTGTTGGTCTCGCTGACCGAACAGAGCGCGGAAATCAACCAGGGCGTCGACCGTCTCAACCCCGAGCAGGAATCCGCGGTTTCGCGCGAGGAACGCTACGAGGCCCAGGGCGCCGGCGACCAGGGCATCATGTTCGGCTACGCCTGCGACGAGACGGACGTGCTGATGCCGCTTCCGATTTATCTCTCGCACCGCTTGGCCTATCGTCTGGCTCAGGTGCGTAAGGATGGCATCGTCCCGCATCTTCGCCCGGATGGCAAGACGCAGGTCACCATCGAATACGATGACGACGACCGCCCGATTCGCGTCGATACCGTCCTGATTTCCACCCAGCATGACCCCGAGGTCAACCATGATTGGCTCATGGAACAGCTGCAGGAGCACGTCATCAAACCGGTGCTCGAAGAGGTATGCGGTACCAAGATTCGGCACGACGATTACCGCGTGCTGGTCAACCCGACCGGTTCATTCATCCTCGGCGGACCTGCTGCGGATGCCGGACTTACCGGCCGCAAGATCATCGTCGACACCTACGGTGGCGCAGCTCACCATGGCGGCGGCGCCTTCTCCGGCAAGGACCCGAGCAAGGTCGACCGTTCCGCGGCCTACGCCACGCGTTGGGTGGCCAAGAACATCGTCGCCGCGGGGCTTGCGCACAAGGTCGAGGTGCAGGTGGCCTACGCCATCGGCGTCGCCGACCCGGTGAGCGTCAACGTCAATACCTTCGGCACCGAAATCGGCGGCGTGACTCGCGAGCAGATCCAGGCCGCGGTGCGTAAGGTCTTCGACCTGCGTCCGGCCGCGATCATCGACGAGCTCGACCTGCTTCGCCCGATTTATCTGAAGACGGCGGCATACGGCCACTTCGGCCGCACCGACCCCGACTTCACCTGGGAAGCCACCGACAAGGTCGACGAGCTCAAGGCGGCCATCGCCGAAAGCTGA
- the rpoZ gene encoding DNA-directed RNA polymerase subunit omega gives MAFGTEPTPSGLADPTIDQLMEHSEHNKYSLSIFAAKRARQINSYFTQLNEGLLQNVGPLVEYQNNEKPLSIAFREINEGLLEETLGEDDLSEGSLD, from the coding sequence ATGGCATTTGGCACCGAGCCTACACCGAGCGGTCTTGCCGATCCGACGATCGACCAGTTGATGGAGCATTCCGAGCACAACAAGTATTCGCTGTCGATTTTCGCCGCGAAGCGCGCCCGTCAGATCAATTCCTATTTCACTCAGCTCAATGAAGGCCTTCTGCAGAACGTCGGCCCGCTGGTGGAATACCAGAACAACGAGAAGCCGCTTTCCATCGCCTTCCGCGAGATCAACGAAGGCCTGTTGGAAGAGACCCTCGGCGAGGACGACCTGAGCGAAGGCAGCCTCGACTAG
- the ilvD gene encoding dihydroxy-acid dehydratase produces MMQMRSHNIMTGRMFAGARALYRAAGVAGDDLGKKPIVAIANSFSEFVPGHVHLNKVGRLVSKAVEEAGGIPREFNTIAVDDGIAMGHTGMLYSLPSRDLIADAVEYSVNAHCADALICISNCDKITPGMLMAALRLNIPTIFVSGGPMEAGETTLSNGKTDTTDLIDVMYASADDNVSDEDLLAYEKTVCPTCGSCAGMFTANSMNCLTEALGLALPGNGTTLASHGYRKQLFIDAGHKIVDLAHRYYDDDDESVLPRAIATKKAFENAMTMDVAMGGSTNTVLHILAAAQSADVDFTLDDIERISHTVPCICKASPSGDWEISDVHRAGGICGILGELDRAGKLHKDVHSVDYPDLESKLDDWDIMRPTCLDKAKELYRAAPGHIKSPEPFVQETLSDTLDTDRVNGAIHDIDHPAVKEGGLAILRGNLAPDGCVVKTAGVPENIWKFRGPAHIVESQEQAVEVILGDKLKKGEALVIRYEGPKGGPGMQEMLYPTSFVKGKGIGKDVALITDGRYSGGSSGLAIGHVAPEAANKGPIALIKDGDMIDIDIPNRKIDVELTPEQFEERRKELEAGDGYVAHRDRKVSLALKAYAAFARSADKGATRDPELINKLSGLA; encoded by the coding sequence ATCATGCAAATGCGCTCACATAATATCATGACCGGCCGCATGTTCGCCGGTGCCCGAGCACTCTATCGCGCCGCAGGCGTGGCCGGAGACGACTTGGGCAAGAAACCCATCGTCGCCATCGCCAACTCGTTCTCCGAGTTCGTGCCTGGTCATGTCCACCTCAACAAGGTCGGACGCCTCGTCTCGAAAGCCGTCGAAGAAGCCGGTGGCATCCCCCGAGAGTTCAACACCATCGCTGTCGATGACGGCATCGCCATGGGCCACACCGGCATGCTCTACTCGCTTCCGAGCCGCGACCTGATCGCCGACGCCGTGGAATACTCCGTCAACGCGCACTGCGCCGACGCCCTGATCTGCATCTCCAACTGCGACAAGATCACCCCCGGCATGCTGATGGCCGCCCTGCGCCTCAACATCCCCACTATCTTCGTCTCCGGCGGCCCGATGGAGGCCGGCGAGACCACGTTGTCCAACGGCAAGACCGACACCACTGACCTGATCGATGTAATGTACGCCTCCGCAGATGACAACGTTTCCGACGAAGACCTGCTGGCCTACGAGAAGACCGTCTGCCCCACCTGCGGCTCCTGCGCCGGCATGTTCACCGCCAACTCGATGAACTGCCTGACCGAAGCGCTCGGCCTGGCCCTGCCTGGCAATGGCACCACGCTGGCCTCGCACGGCTATCGCAAGCAGCTCTTCATCGACGCCGGTCACAAGATCGTCGACCTTGCACACCGCTATTACGACGATGATGACGAGAGCGTGCTGCCGCGCGCCATCGCCACCAAGAAAGCCTTCGAAAACGCCATGACCATGGACGTGGCCATGGGCGGTTCCACCAACACCGTGCTGCACATTCTCGCCGCCGCCCAGAGCGCCGACGTCGACTTCACGCTTGACGACATCGAACGCATCAGCCACACCGTGCCCTGCATCTGCAAGGCCAGTCCCTCGGGCGACTGGGAAATCTCCGACGTGCACCGCGCCGGTGGCATCTGCGGCATTTTGGGCGAGCTCGACCGCGCAGGCAAGCTCCACAAGGACGTACATTCGGTGGATTATCCCGACCTTGAATCCAAGCTTGACGATTGGGACATCATGCGTCCGACCTGCCTCGACAAGGCGAAGGAACTCTATCGTGCGGCTCCAGGCCACATCAAGTCCCCCGAACCGTTCGTCCAGGAGACGCTGTCCGATACGCTGGACACCGATCGTGTCAACGGCGCCATCCACGACATCGACCATCCGGCCGTGAAGGAAGGCGGCCTCGCGATTCTGCGTGGCAACCTCGCCCCCGACGGCTGCGTCGTGAAGACCGCAGGCGTGCCTGAAAACATCTGGAAGTTCCGCGGACCGGCCCACATCGTCGAGTCTCAGGAGCAGGCCGTTGAAGTCATCTTGGGCGACAAGCTCAAGAAGGGCGAGGCTCTGGTCATTCGCTACGAGGGGCCGAAAGGCGGACCGGGCATGCAGGAAATGCTCTACCCCACTTCGTTCGTCAAGGGCAAGGGCATCGGCAAGGATGTCGCGCTGATTACCGACGGCCGCTATTCCGGCGGTTCGTCAGGCCTCGCCATCGGCCATGTCGCCCCTGAGGCGGCTAACAAGGGCCCGATCGCGCTCATCAAGGATGGCGACATGATCGACATCGACATCCCCAACCGCAAGATCGATGTGGAGCTCACCCCCGAGCAGTTCGAGGAGCGCCGCAAAGAGCTCGAGGCCGGTGACGGCTACGTCGCCCACCGCGACCGCAAGGTTTCGCTGGCCCTCAAGGCCTACGCCGCCTTTGCTCGCTCCGCCGATAAGGGTGCGACGAGGGATCCGGAACTTATCAACAAGCTCAGCGGCTTGGCGTGA
- the gmk gene encoding guanylate kinase produces the protein MSESAEAKNAGLTTSKKGVQQHKGRLIVLTGPTAVGKGTVEANLLAKHPEVWVSVSATTRDPRPGEVNGKNYWFMSEDEFVAREKQNWFLETAVVHGMAHYGTPLQPVLDHLAKNIPTILEIDLQGARRVKQRAAELNLEIVSVFIAPPSYDELVKRLIGRGTENEEQRKKRLETAKVELAAEPEFDVKIVNDTVDRAADELWDVIAKEYGIKE, from the coding sequence ATGTCTGAATCAGCAGAAGCGAAAAATGCCGGATTAACAACATCCAAAAAGGGAGTACAACAGCATAAAGGACGCTTGATTGTATTGACAGGACCTACGGCCGTCGGTAAGGGGACCGTTGAAGCGAATCTTCTAGCTAAGCACCCGGAGGTCTGGGTTTCCGTTTCTGCTACTACTCGTGATCCGAGGCCGGGGGAAGTTAACGGGAAGAACTACTGGTTCATGAGCGAGGACGAGTTCGTCGCACGCGAGAAGCAAAACTGGTTCCTGGAGACCGCCGTCGTGCATGGCATGGCCCATTATGGCACGCCGCTGCAGCCGGTGCTCGACCATCTGGCCAAGAACATTCCCACCATTCTTGAAATCGACTTGCAAGGTGCCCGTCGTGTGAAGCAACGTGCCGCTGAACTCAACCTTGAAATTGTTTCGGTGTTCATCGCACCGCCGAGCTATGACGAGCTGGTCAAGCGCCTGATTGGCCGCGGTACGGAGAACGAGGAGCAGCGCAAAAAGCGCCTTGAAACAGCAAAAGTCGAGCTCGCCGCCGAGCCGGAATTCGATGTCAAAATCGTCAACGACACCGTCGACCGTGCCGCCGACGAGCTCTGGGACGTCATCGCCAAGGAATATGGCATCAAAGAGTGA
- a CDS encoding helix-turn-helix transcriptional regulator, producing MSKNTPLGSWNNYVKELGLNLQRLRLERNLTQERVAYDAGLSRYTYQKFEKGESMPGTPANPSLHNIMAIAQVLGVSLEELLPSPWPDLRAK from the coding sequence ATGTCGAAAAATACTCCTTTAGGATCATGGAACAACTACGTCAAGGAACTTGGACTCAATTTACAACGCTTACGACTGGAACGAAACCTCACACAAGAACGAGTCGCGTATGATGCAGGGCTCTCCCGCTACACATATCAGAAATTCGAAAAGGGCGAATCCATGCCCGGAACGCCCGCCAATCCCAGCCTCCACAACATCATGGCCATCGCTCAGGTTCTCGGGGTCTCCCTAGAGGAACTATTGCCCTCACCTTGGCCGGATCTTCGGGCCAAATAA